One Acidobacteriota bacterium DNA segment encodes these proteins:
- a CDS encoding prepilin-type cleavage/methylation domain-containing protein — MSLVEMLVTSALLGTLLALALPHYWGAVEKARVTRAIGEIHALDRAIQMFRNERGHLPATLAEVASPPPIDPWGHPYEYLRIDTSGTAPSPSGPGKGGGGRNVTGQARKDRNLVPINSDFDLYSAGRDGKSASPLTAKVSQDDVVRANSGGFIGLARDY; from the coding sequence ATGAGCCTCGTCGAAATGCTGGTGACCAGTGCGCTCCTCGGGACACTGCTGGCGCTGGCACTTCCGCATTACTGGGGAGCGGTCGAGAAGGCGCGCGTGACGCGGGCGATCGGCGAGATCCACGCGCTCGACCGCGCGATCCAGATGTTCCGCAACGAGCGCGGCCACCTCCCGGCGACGCTGGCCGAGGTCGCCAGCCCACCGCCAATCGATCCCTGGGGGCATCCGTACGAGTATCTGCGGATCGACACGAGCGGCACGGCACCCTCGCCGTCGGGACCGGGCAAGGGGGGCGGCGGTCGCAACGTGACTGGGCAGGCACGCAAGGACAGGAACCTCGTGCCCATCAACTCCGACTTCGACCTCTACAGCGCCGGCCGCGACGGCAAGTCGGCCTCACCGTTGACCGCGAAGGTCAGCCAGGACGACGTGGTACGGGCCAACAGCGGGGGCTTCATCGGTCTGGCTCGGGACTACTGA